A DNA window from Anastrepha ludens isolate Willacy chromosome 6, idAnaLude1.1, whole genome shotgun sequence contains the following coding sequences:
- the LOC128867650 gene encoding tetraspanin-9 yields the protein MGLAKATSKHLLLLLNFIFTLLGIVLIAFGIFVLVSAANNNVDHGETLAGALIIALGVVIVVIAIFGCLAAIHESRTKLIAYIISLVVLILLQLILAAMASQGTKDGLSGSVHDGFEQLWEDEVKAPGALAYYEDWLHCCGVNSTDDYHHIQHDIPRTCCKDHNCQIVDNIYTEGCQAKFEAYLSGKMLMFGVVSWILIIGEIIGAVLAWMLYSSVKNESRRNLRWM from the exons ATGGGTTTAGCCAAGGCAACATCGAagcatttgttgttgcttttgaattttatatttacg CTACTCGGCATTGTTCTGATAGCTTTTGGTATTTTCGTGTTGGTCAGTGCTGCCAACAACAACGTCGATCATGGAGAAACTTTAGCCGGTGCACTCATCATTGCTTTGGGTGTTGTTATTGTGGTGATTGCGATATTCGGTTGCTTGGCGGCAATACACGAGTCCCGAACAAAATTAATAGCA TACATCATCAGCTTGGTCGTGCTGATACTGTTGCAATTAATATTGGCTGCGATGGCGTCTCAGGGAACCAAGGATGGACTTTCGGGCAGCGTACATGATGGTTTCGAGCAGCTGTGGGAGGACGAAGTGAAGGCACCGGGCGCTTTGGCCTACTACGAGGATTGG CTGCACTGTTGTGGTGTCAATAGCACCGATGACTATCATCACATACAACACGACATACCACGTACGTGTTGCAAGGACCATAATTGCCAAATAGTGGACAACATTTACACGGAGGGTTGTCAGGCGAAATTCGAGGCATACCTTTCGGGGAAGATGCTTATGTTCGGCGTAGTTAGTTGGATTTTGATTATTGGCGAG ATTATTGGCGCCGTTTTAGCATGGATGCTATACAGTAGTGTGAAAAACGAAAGCAGACGTAATTTGCGTTGGATGTAG
- the LOC128867259 gene encoding protein late bloomer isoform X1, whose translation MFRCTRKRLKFTLFAFNAICAVMGIILVWFGAWLYSNITEVDIDNSETLIATVIIVLGNVLLIMAAFGCVATYRESKSMLIGYAVILIILLVIQMFIVSISYAAANGSLSSGLQRGFDELWDKGYTNLNTTLSFYEEWLHCCGKSSANDYFLMDKVPPPSCCRYQDCTNVLNLYVDGCEKKFSDYVGERTNSFNIVSWCLISTEFIGSVFACILVDSIRNYRDRIRFYN comes from the exons ATGTTTCGTTGCACCAGAAAGCGCCTGAAATTCACCTTATTCGCATTCAATGCAATATGTGCT GTGATGGGGATAATTTTAGTATGGTTTGGAGCTTGGCTATACAGTAATATTACAGAAGTTGATATAGACAACAGTGAGACTTTGATTGCTACTGTTATTATCGTACTCGGCAATGTTTTACTTATAATGGCGGCATTTGGTTGTGTTGCTACTTACAGAGAGTCCAAGAGCATGTTGATAGGT TATGCTGTGatcttaattattttattggttATACAAATGTTCATTGTGAGCATCAGTTATGCCGCGGCTAATGGCAGTCTCTCTAGTGGCCTACAACGTGGATTCGATGAACTTTGGGATAAAGGATATACTAACTTAAATACAACTTTGTCATTTTATGAAGAGTgg CTCCACTGCTGTGGCAAGAGTAGTGCCAATGATTATTTTCTCATGGACAAAGTCCCACCACCCAGCTGTTGCCGCTACCAGGATTGCACAAATGTTCTAAATCTGTATGTGGATGGTTGTGAGAAGAAATTTAGTGATTATGTGGGTGAGAGGACGAATAGTTTCAACATTGTCAGCTGGTGTTTAATTTCAACGGAG TTTATTGGCTCTGTATTTGCTTGCATTTTGGTTGATAGCATCAGAAATTATCGCGATCGCATACGTTTTTACAACTGA
- the LOC128867259 gene encoding protein late bloomer isoform X2 — protein sequence MGIILVWFGAWLYSNITEVDIDNSETLIATVIIVLGNVLLIMAAFGCVATYRESKSMLIGYAVILIILLVIQMFIVSISYAAANGSLSSGLQRGFDELWDKGYTNLNTTLSFYEEWLHCCGKSSANDYFLMDKVPPPSCCRYQDCTNVLNLYVDGCEKKFSDYVGERTNSFNIVSWCLISTEFIGSVFACILVDSIRNYRDRIRFYN from the exons ATGGGGATAATTTTAGTATGGTTTGGAGCTTGGCTATACAGTAATATTACAGAAGTTGATATAGACAACAGTGAGACTTTGATTGCTACTGTTATTATCGTACTCGGCAATGTTTTACTTATAATGGCGGCATTTGGTTGTGTTGCTACTTACAGAGAGTCCAAGAGCATGTTGATAGGT TATGCTGTGatcttaattattttattggttATACAAATGTTCATTGTGAGCATCAGTTATGCCGCGGCTAATGGCAGTCTCTCTAGTGGCCTACAACGTGGATTCGATGAACTTTGGGATAAAGGATATACTAACTTAAATACAACTTTGTCATTTTATGAAGAGTgg CTCCACTGCTGTGGCAAGAGTAGTGCCAATGATTATTTTCTCATGGACAAAGTCCCACCACCCAGCTGTTGCCGCTACCAGGATTGCACAAATGTTCTAAATCTGTATGTGGATGGTTGTGAGAAGAAATTTAGTGATTATGTGGGTGAGAGGACGAATAGTTTCAACATTGTCAGCTGGTGTTTAATTTCAACGGAG TTTATTGGCTCTGTATTTGCTTGCATTTTGGTTGATAGCATCAGAAATTATCGCGATCGCATACGTTTTTACAACTGA